Sequence from the Populus nigra chromosome 17, ddPopNigr1.1, whole genome shotgun sequence genome:
AACCTCCCAAGTATATTGCTCATTCCACTTGGGTGTGAAACTGTCGATAATGGTCCTTGTACGAACCCACTTCTGCCCATATTTTGCCACACAGTATGCATCAGTTGTTCCCCGACTATCCTTTGTCTTCATGGGCATCAATCCCTGAGCATTGAGAATACCCACTTCCAGTACCCCTATGCTGTTCTTCCACAGCTGTTTAGCTGTCGGACGAAGATCACTACTATAGTGTGTTGATTCATCCAAAACATGATAACCACCCTCCAAGCAGATCCTCGTGTGAATCCTGCTGGaaaactttgtttctttcttcttttccccTTCTACAATAACATGTCTCTCCAGATTAAACCACCTAGTGTTCACAGGCTTATGGTCCAACCTTCTGTCCACATAATGCAATGGAATCGCACATTTCCCCAATACTTCATCCTTGTTGGGCGCAATCCTATCTTCCACACTCAAAATCAAGGGCTCCTCAAAAGGTTCTGCTGCCACAAACATAAGGTCCTCGTTCCACATAGGATTAATACTCCTGCTAGGAGAAACTCTTGTTCTCAAGACTTGATTTCCCAGGGTAGCTTTAACATATACTTCTGGATACCTGCCTTTATCACTTGGTTGCAGGTCCTGAGCTTCAATCACATTGACCCTTAAATACCATAATTTTGGGGAGAGATATACCTTGGAACGAATATTAGCAAGACCATCCGTCCCAGTAACAGTAGCTGCATCTGAATGCCATGCTTCTGGAAAAGCTTCATCTGCCTGTGTCCCCATCCACACCGCTAACATCAATTCCCCCTTGAATTTATCTCCCTTCCTATCCTCCAATCGATACCACTGTGGTGCCAAAGGACTATCAGGAGGAACCCGTTTTGGTACCTcattcaaatcaaacaaaacccgACCCATGAAATCATCCTTCACAAAATCCTTATCCTTAACAGTAACCTCAAGCATCGAGGCCTGAATACGATCCTTTGAGAATGCAAACACCTGGTTCCACTCCGGATTCGACTTCTTCTCAAAATGCCGAGTTGTACCCTTATAGTTTCCAAGTTTAACTTCCACATAAGGATCACAACTACCCGTAACATCCTTTGCAGGCAATTCCTTGGCCTTAACGACCCGGACATAAAGATATTGCATCTGCTCCACAAGATCATAGGTGCTTGTAAGCTTGTCACCGGTGATCTTCCCCCCTCCCAGATGGGGATTGGTCTCTTTCAATAGAAAATCCTCATGTAGAGGCCTCTGCATCTTGTTGGCTCAAAGGAGAGACACTCAATCTTCAAGTTGAAGTTGAAGAGTTTGTCTTCTATTGCACCAAAATCAAAAAAAGCTTTGAATTCACAGTCTTTCAATTCAAAAACCCTGAAATATAGGAACAAAAGATTCAATTAGCCGTTAGTAATACCAAACTCAAGTAATTTAAATAGTAAAGGAGACTTGATAATAGGAAACTAACAAAATCCAAATATTGAAAGAACCAAAAGTAACCTTgacaaaacaaatatgaaagggaatatttaaaaataaaaaattaaacaaacctCCATGAACTCAAAACGAcattaacataaaacaaaactaCACAGGATTATCTCTAATATTTCATCAGATCCTTCAAATGACTGTTACGTGCAAAAAAACCTTCAAATCTTCAGATCTGAAACGCTTCAACGctgcaaagaaaaaacacagaCAAACCAAAAATCGGAAgtcataaaaaaccaaaaccataaattatcaaatcaagACTTTtacaccaaaaaagaaaaacaaaacaaaatgctcGAAATGTACCATAGACTTTCTTTTCCCGTTTGGTTGCTCAGAAAATGTAGGAATGTCCGAGAATAAACCGTATACTATCACAGATTTTCCATTTCCTTCTCATCAACTCATAAAAAAGCACATTCATCAACTCTTTGTTTGGTTTATCAGAACGTTCGCATATAGTtgagatttttcattttattttccttcactTTTACTCattttcaaggaaaataaaagcaccaaacaaacaaacaaacaaagaaaacaaaaccaaaacagCAACATTACAACCTTGAAAAACCAGAGCAAAAGGTAACGTCCAACATGGAACAAAAATgctcaaaactaaaaagaaagaaaaggattatCAGCAATATACCTTAGAGAACATGAGGAAGAAGATCCAAAGAAAGAACCCCGGCGCTCCTACAACTACATAGACAGGTAGAATCAAGACGGGGGGAGTAGCGGTGCTTTTgctttttgctttctttttttttagtgtttatttctaatatttgtGTTCATTAGTGTTtgtgtttttcactttaatgAATCTCGGAGAGAGAATACACACAGAACATACTCTTTCTCCCacttttgctttatttatttttttgggttctcTGCTGTTTTGTCTCTGTTTGTGTACAGACTACAGAGGGGAGGGGAGGTACGTGGGGCCCACAATCAAGCGTGTAAAGGACTGTGGTCGGGGCTCGCACGTTTAGTGACCGTTTATTTTTCAAGGAGCTTTGTGTTTGTGGGGGCgtttgggtgttttttttaggGTGGGTGAATTGGATATATTAGGAAGCCTCGTAGCAAGTTAAGCAGAGAGTCTTTTCATGTTCTGTGATTGGATTGGTGATGAAAATGATATTGtacgattttattatttttgtattttgggtGTTAGTTAAGGCATTGGAGATGGATTATAGTTATATATTGCCTGGAGTTAGAATATCCTTgtcaattgatttttaaaatatttttttatttataagatttatttttaatagcacattaaaataatttaaaaattaaaaaaattaatttaaaataaaaaattaaattcttttcaagaacatttttaaaatacaaaaacaaactactcgaattatatattttttattttatatgaactttttagctttagttttaataataataaaaataataataactttatttGTTAGGTGTGTTTGTTAAtttagtgttattttttaaaaaaatattattaattaaaaatataatgaaataatttaagatatttttaattgaaaaacattttgaaaattataaactatAGTCTGTGgcaccaaataattaaaatgataataaatttaattattttttaatgtccaacaaactttaaattaaatgaagttagaatcaaattgaatatttaaataTCCATAAATATATTGATGTGGATTTTTATGGTTCTATGATACCACTATAAAATAcgtatttattataaatattgattagatatttgttttttatgccatgatattaatattttgcaTCAAATCTAGTTGAAAATAAGACAATTACTTTGATTAATAGAGTAATAATGCTTCTTGAGGAAAAAAGCTGGAAAAGAGGAGCAAAGGGACCCATATTCAAGTCCCATTATTACAAGAGTTAATACATTTAGCCATTTAGGTACGGGACTAAGAACAATTTGCGCATATattgtaataattgttttttaatatattttttatttggtaatgtattagaataatatttttattatttttttaaaaaaatatttttaatattagaatattaaaacattaaaaaaacttaaaaaattaattttaaataaaaaattaaatttttgtgaaatattatttgaaacttaatttcaaattatgccaatacaaaaGTATTTCATTAATGTTTTGGTGGTAGATTGCATTTGGACTCGCACACTGGgaataaaaaagacatttaGAATTATTAATTATAGCTTTGGCAAGTTAATTATGCTCTATCTAAAGCCATTTTTCCAAGTGAATTTGGGAATATGATGATATAGgctgtattttatttgaaaaagaaagaaagaaaaaaagaaaaagggtagcCTAGAGTTAAACATTGTTTCTAAAAGTTGCCTTGCATGTGAATTGCATATTTACCAAACAGTTCATAGTGACAAAAGCTTTGCTGTCCTCTGATGGAATTCCAACGTGGGAAAGCGTGCACCTTTGTCGAGTACGCAGATACTTACATCCCTGACGTCTGTCTTAAGGTCGAAGTATCAAAGCATGCTTAGGGATTACGTGTCCTTCATTGAGGTAGGCTTCATGGTAAGTGTTTGCGGCTGACGGTAATGTTGGTAATATAAATGCCGTACACGGACAAAAGGGTTGTTTTGTAAATTGCAATGTTtggcttgggttttttttttttctttttcaacagtGTCTTTGGCTCTTTTATCAAACTGGACAGTTTGGTAAAAGAATTAAGGTTATATcacgagataaaaaaaaaagggaaaatagcttattttaatttaattgttaatgaaaatcttgcttttatcaataaattattagtaAGAATAGTGGTTATAACACCCGCTACCAGAGATATTGCATTGCTTTCGTTGGACACCCGCTAGCTTGTGACACCGCCGCAGCCCGCATCACAGGCACGAGCATCTCTAAAGAGGGGAGTTAGCTGCTCCGTCTTTGCAAGAAAGCAAGACAAATTAAAACTTCTCCACAATTGAGCCATGGTTTTGGAGGTTTGCCTAGCCTGTTTCTTTCGTTTGTTAGCTAggtataatggtttttttcttttattaaggtATAATATTGCTTTGagaaaacattttttcaatgttttgatcAGAGAATATCAGTttggtgggtttttttcttaaa
This genomic interval carries:
- the LOC133676824 gene encoding FT-interacting protein 3, coding for MQRPLHEDFLLKETNPHLGGGKITGDKLTSTYDLVEQMQYLYVRVVKAKELPAKDVTGSCDPYVEVKLGNYKGTTRHFEKKSNPEWNQVFAFSKDRIQASMLEVTVKDKDFVKDDFMGRVLFDLNEVPKRVPPDSPLAPQWYRLEDRKGDKFKGELMLAVWMGTQADEAFPEAWHSDAATVTGTDGLANIRSKVYLSPKLWYLRVNVIEAQDLQPSDKGRYPEVYVKATLGNQVLRTRVSPSRSINPMWNEDLMFVAAEPFEEPLILSVEDRIAPNKDEVLGKCAIPLHYVDRRLDHKPVNTRWFNLERHVIVEGEKKKETKFSSRIHTRICLEGGYHVLDESTHYSSDLRPTAKQLWKNSIGVLEVGILNAQGLMPMKTKDSRGTTDAYCVAKYGQKWVRTRTIIDSFTPKWNEQYTWEVFDPCTVITIGVFDNCHLHGGDKPGGARDSRIGKVRIRLSTLETDRVYTHSYPLLVLHPNGVKKMGEIHLAVRFTCSSLLNMMHMYSQPLLPKMHYIHPLTVSQLDSLRHQATQIVSMRLSRAEPPLRKEIVEYMLDVGSHMWSMRRSKANFFRIMNVFGGLIAVGKWFDQICNWKNPITTVLIHILFIILVLFPELILPTIFLYLFLIGVWYYRWRPRHPPHMDTRLSHAESAHPDELDEEFDTFPTSRPPDIVRMRYDRLRSIAGRIQTVVGDLATQGERLQSLLSWRDPRATALFVLFCLIAAIVLYVTPFQVVALLTGFYVLRHPRFRHKLPSVPLNFFRRLPARTDCML